In the genome of Diabrotica undecimpunctata isolate CICGRU chromosome 2, icDiaUnde3, whole genome shotgun sequence, the window TGAAGTAACATGTGACATTTGACATGAAACGTATGAAAACGAGCAGCGGTGTCGAAAAGTCATTTAGCGATTACAAAACGCATGCAAATCTagctttttagattttttttgatGAAGCACTATCCTTTTTTTTTCTAGGATAGAGGAAGGAACGGCATTTTATCAACAAAAGTCGAATACTATTTCCGTTTAGTTTTTGTTTTGTACGTTTTTTCTCTTGATCTCCGAAATGTTTCCCTTGAAGTTTTTTGACGCAGCATTTTTAAGCACATTTTTTGAGACCCGTGTGAACGTTCCTTGTTCGTAATTGTGATTTATAGATTATTAAAATAATTCGTCTGCAAGACGCCTGAAttattgttaaattttatttttaacggtAAGGCGGTAATGAAAGataataattttcatttgtaATATGCTTCAGGAGTCAACTTTTGGGACATCAtgtatattaaatttgttaaaaatagtttaaataaaaaattaaaattaataagtagattaaataataatatagtgttaaaaatatcacaaaataacCCAGAGATCTAAATAAAATATGTGTTTGTCAGTGCAGTTTATAATTCAACTAAACGAACTATGATAATTCTACCATAACACTTCTTTTTAATGAAAAAGTACGTACACGCAAATATTTGTACTTTTGTCATGTACGAGGATAGCTTTGAATTTAAACCCAATCACATAACGGACGGCTTGATAAGATATCCTAGTGTTTGAATCGGAATTACATTGTGTGATTCCCATGATTTGaggaaaaatatgtttaatatttttctggaCCCTTAGTTTTTTCAGGAATATATCTCCTTTTAGCACTAAATTGGAATAACCCTCCATTTTTAAGTATATCTTGAATTTCGCTAAAGCTTCTACCTTTCGTTTCTGGTACAAAAAGAATGATCATTATGGCAGCTAGTAAGCAATAAGCAGCAAATAACCAAAAAGTCCTTCCTTTACCCAAGGCGTCTGTTACGTTATTAAAGAATTTGGTGAGAATGAAACCCAAGAACCAACTTAAACTCGTGATGATGGTGGTAGCTGTTTCTTTAACGTAACTAGGAAGCATTTCGCTGGTAATAGTCCAAGGTACAGACATACCAAAGTTaaagaaaaatatgaagaaaattaAACTCGCGAGAGGTAACCAGTAAATAGGCTTTGTGCTTACAGTTGtgttttctaataggaaaaaGAAGGTTCCTAGAGATATTAAAGATAAGCACATGCCGAAACATGAAACTATCAGCAACGTCCTTCGGCCAAATCTGTCTACCATAAAAGGCGATATGAAACTGGTTGTTAGAATAAAAACAGATATGACTAGTGACGATATTTCGTCTGATAACTTGGAACCAGAAGCTTGGAATATCAGTTGCATATAAAAGAATAGAGCAGAAAATCCACAAAGTTCTTGTGTAAACACcagtaataaacaaattataaatgcTCTTCTTACGAAATCAGTAGCAAATAAATCCGTAATACCTCGATTTATTTCTTGCTGCTTTAATTGATGACTGATTACACCTATTTCCTCTTGAACTTCTTCGTTCGTCTTAGACCTTAATAACATTAAAGCCTTTGTAGCTTTCTCCATGTTGTTCTCGCCAACTAGATAATATGGCGATTCTGGAGCTACAAGGATAAACAGAACGAAGAATATTGTTGGAAACATGGCTATCATTAAATTAAACGCCTTGTAGGACATGAAGGGTCCAGCTGCATACACTAAAAAGTTTCCGAAGGACCAAAAGACGTTGATGGCCTGAGATAACATTCCTCTATTGTAGTCTTCTGATATTTCTCCTATGTAAATTGGCAAAAGGGCGTAACCAGCTCCGAGTGATATAccttaaaaagaaataaaaagtataaataatataataaaataaaataaagtgtaTTATTCTTAATACACCAAATAGTACTAATACAAATAAGTAACGAAAAGTACAAACACACCTCACAAatgcacaaaaacaccatcctcgaagtgcagtagaaagaatgACATTAACGCGGTATTTAgaaggacgaggacttatggatataagtgagcaactagaaaagcaaattactaatttaagaacttattttcagatgcAAGCTGATACATCTACTCTTGCGCATAATatcatcttactaaggacgaaaaaatgcgcacctggatgggtaaacctctgcacgggcgacattccaatgaggtcagtcaagaccatgtcgacaatataacgtcgaactattggctgacataaggaaagatgttccctgaaacagaaggttcactactggccattcaggatcaggttataccaaccaaatattacctgaaatatatcgtcaaagaccttcaggtccaaaatgacaaatgccgatatggatttCAAGCTCAGGacactatccaacatcttactggAGGCTGTCAGgtatttgctgcaactgaatataaggaatggcacgactcagtaggaaagatcattcatcaagagatagctatcaaactgggacttcttcaaacaaaccatcttccatattatcaatacgttcctgagagtatacttgaaaATAACatctacaagctatactgggaccgcactgtgctcacagaccaaacagtggcgcataatagaccagatctcatactagttaataaactaaagagacaaacaacattaattgatgtggcgatacataacaacaataatcttcgtgttaaacagaacgaaaaaattgccaagtacagggatctggaaattcaaataagaagacagtggagaatggaaagtacccaaacaatatctattattctctctactactgaaGTCATTCCAAAGGACctcatagaaaacataaaaaagctaggtctgaacgaacatctctacaagaccatgcagaaagctgtactactctcaacgtccagatatgtacgaaaatttttgggagatactctagcataccaagtcacctagggctcgataacacggaaaaagATGGCTAAATCTGgcaaacaataataacaatacaATATTAGTCCAAAAACTGCTGATAAATAAGGAGGCAACACTTCTGGATAAAAGTAATAAAAGATCTTAAAAGagatttatttggaaaaaatTAAAGACTTGCTAAAAGACAAGATCTACGCATTTGAAACAGCTCGAAAAGATAGAAAATAGATAGATAAAAAACACATTCATTTCTATGCAATTTTTACAAAACTGGAGAAAATGTCACTGAGAAAATCCAAAAAGTAGTGGCATAGAATTTTTTTCCCATTTTGTTAGTATATTTAATATTACATTTATCCCATGTATCTCTGAAACTCTTCTAGACTGAAATACTGCTTCCTTACTGGGCATGCGCCAATCGAAATATACCTGCGTACAAGGGACTGTTTATGCAGACTGTGAATTAGATCTTTAAATTAAATAGTCAACCAAATTTACATGACTACAAGGCATTAGATCGTATACGACAAATACTTTTTGAACCTACCAAATGACTACACAAACATATGGTACCCATGCATTGGACGTTGATAGAGGTCTAATAAAAGCTAGATGGGGAAGGTTCTATTTACACGGCCGGTATAGAGTGGGTTTCTTACGTAACACTTTTATGTTCAGTTTATAACTTACATTACGTTAAATAAATATGAGCATTTAGACTTTTACGTTCTCACAGTACTGTGTTTCGATACgatttggtacaaattttataaattcCGAATAAAAAAACGAGTTGTACAATATCTGGACATCTTCCAAAAATTAGGAACTCTCGCGTAAAATTTGGAACTTATCGTCCCCTTATTATTATAGTAATAATAACTTTAAAAGATAACTTACCGCAAGCTACTCTTGTAGCATATAGCGTGTAAACACTAGTAGCGAACGCTTGAGTAAAAAACGATACAATAAGAGGTATCGCAGTGACAAGTAGAGCTTTCTTCCTTCCAAACTTGGAACAAATGTAAGGTGCTGGTATAGGACCTATTACGGCTCCTATAGTCAACAGTGAGCCGATCCAAGCATCTTCACTTTCTGTTATCGGTTTTGGCAGTGGGTTTATGGAAGAATCGTTGGAGTAGAGTTTTACGAAGTTTGGCGACGTCCATGATAGAGGAATATCCACGGAAGCTGCTAGGAGACcgactaaaaaaataataaatatgtgtaaatagtttattttggaaaaaaatttaagtaatgtaatattaataatatttttataagaaTTATACAGTATAACAATTTTGCTTTCAGGTGCTTAGTGTCGTGAGGTTCCAGAGCAAAACCAAGTAAAAAAAGTCCACAGGAGAAGTCTGAAGCTCGAGCGACctgaatatattaatttttataaattttctagtTAAAACAAGAGAGAATTATAGTTGATCAGGTAACTTAGTTAACAAAGATCGTTACACAACAGTATAAAACTCAATGGTAAAGTCAATAATGCTGaagtattctatttttttttcgttcTGTAGATGAACGTACTAGCtacaaattaaattatattaaaaaagcaATTACAGTCAATAATATTTGCAAATTCACGATGTTGCTCGTCTATAATAGAAACGCTATTGTTTATAATGGAATCTTTTAATCAGTTGTTCACTTAACAATAAATAAACATGTGTGCAATTCCTATAGAATTTTATTAGTAATACACAGTAAGTGTATAATAGTCTAGGAAATACTGCAAAGACATGCAATTTCAAGGATATAAATCAGGAATATATGAGACTTGTTTTACTTTATAGATGGCGAGATCAAAATGTCCCCTAGGATTCTTGCCGATCCAAATTCATAAAGGTTTCGGAGCTATAAagctaaaaattttgaaaaagaactgttttttttttaaatttgtttctttatTGCAAGAAAACACTTATTCATTATACTCCATTTTATCTTGAAAGGAAGCTTCTTGAACTGCGAATAGAATGTGGCTTTGTGGAGCTTGTTTATGAGTTATTGTTATCCCACGATCCAAAATGTAAAATGCAGTAAGTTTTTTGATTGTCAACATTTTTGACCAATCCAAAGTGGGTTCCATTTtgagagaaacaaaaaacagccGCAGCATTCATAGATCTAACAGTAGCATACAATACTGTTTGGAGATAGGGATTAATATACAGGGtaagtcataactattgggacatagactaaggacaggttatttggaccaaaatatggctattgggccaaatatgcccttaataaaatgttgctgagaaaaaagatacagggtgttgttaatttttgtttttcgttttttgctaatagagtccctgtatatttataaattgctatcaaaattggcacaaaggcataatcttagacaagaaatagtattttatttacaattttacgttttgtcatagagggcgccacgtggatcattcctaatgatcaaattgggtctaaactttttctgatgaaactttttagtaatttttattagaaaatatgacgtaaacatcatttttacgtaaaattggtactcttgtttaaacatgataatttcaaccgttttcgataaaaacgcagtcgaactgcttagagtcttaaaaaaggatttcaaatattatttcatttatgaaaagtatgctttggactgtcagataattgttgttggtaaatgtcatttgttcagagtaaattatttttgatgtgacagtgtagtgtaatgttgcattttttaaaagtaatcattacttttttttaattgaaatgcctcgtcacaatcattttactaatgaagaaatgcgagatatgatttgcgtatacgcacaagaaaatttttgtggCCCTAGGCCGCAAGGTATGGAGGTataaggtatggaatgttatacgcaaacagaaggcaaccaaatcacaaaacttttccaagattatatcgtagtttaggtgaaactgggtcatttcacactaaaaatcggggtggtcgaccgaaacaaatcacacctaatcaagaagatgaacttttggttcgggtagatgaaaatcctgaaataagttcacgacatctatcagcagccacaggagtaagtcagtcgtctattgttagaattctaaaaaaagagaaacttcatccttatcacttcactcctgttcaacaattacttccaacagatcttccacgacggttacagttttgccaacgtattctgaataaacatcgcaatgacagacactttattaagaatattatgttcaccgacgaaacAACTTTTAcaagacgaggggtttttaattggtgaaatagtcattattgggaagaagaaaacccgcatgctattaaagctagacattttcagcatgagtttaaattgaatatttggtgtggcattataggcgaccaactactagggccttatgttcttcctccgaatttaaatggagattcttatttattctttttggaaaataaacTGGCTCGTATTATCCCCTGTAGAAAGATAACCTCATTGATAACTTGCTGACAAACAGAAATTTTCAGATAATAATGTGGCAGAATATAAGCAGACGAAATTTAATAATGGCCTTCCACAGGATACTTTTTCTTTTTAGCCCCTATATTGCTGACATGCCTGCAACCGAATCTCGCAAGTTTGGATATACTGACGATGGGACCCTTGTAACAAATCACGAATCCTTAGAAACTAGCTAAAGCACTCTCACGAACGATCTATTCACCCTCAGCGATCCTTTCAAGAAATAAAGATTACTCACATTCAGACAATACCTACAGAAACATCAGCAAAGCTAAAAACAAGTAATAACATAATACACAAACTCAGCAGCACTACATGGGGTCAGTTTTTTgctaattttaatttcatttcatttcaattcAATTCACAAAGTCTCAAATTCAAGATTCATTCCTCTATTAATACTGGTGCTGTGAATCAGGAAAGTGAAACTACAGTTGTCACACCTATTCCACCAAAATTTACATACTACCATATATACAAAATGTTACACCGAAACTGACACGAATGTTCAATGCTGTTGGTGACTATAAGTTTGctaataaaacagttttaacgATAAATTCTGTCTTCTTTAAACTCAAAGATAAAATGTCTAACATAGTCTACAGTATTCCTTGTATAAATTGTAATTTACAATACATTGGCCATTCTTCAAGGCGACTAAAGGACCGTATCAACTCTCACAAGAGTGATTCGAAGAAATATCCAGGTAGGTGTAGTTTATCTATGCACGTTAACCAAAACGATCATACAATGAATAGAAGCTAAGGTATTAGCAAttgaaaacaattattttaaaagattgtttCTTGAGATGGCTTTTATTTCTGAAACGGAGAAAACCATAAACAAGAAATCTGACATCAGTGAGATTTActcaaatttacagtttttagaTAAAGAgttcaataaaaaaagaaaacaacatcTAAATAATGTAGATTCTAATGTAGAAATCTAAAAGTTATGGCTTTCTATTGTTTCTGATATAGAAATTCATCTGATTAACAATAAAGGcagattatatataaattaacacAAAACAAACTGTCACACTAAGTCATTGTCAACTTTCACTTGTTGCATCATGGAACACATACCTTAATGCCGCCAATTAAATGTACTGTCAATTTTTCTTTTACCGAAAAAAACTTTCTGTAAAAAATGTTTCACATTGTACCTAGAAATGAAACTAACTCCGCTAAACATGGCGATATGTTTGTTTTTTCGAGAATTTTTTACATACAGTCAATATTAGATCCTTTGCAACACTCGAAAGAAATTTCAAATTATATTTTTGAGTTGATTGAAAATGGCAAAGTTTATATTTCATTAAAAGCGTGTTATCACTTTGATGAATAGAAAAGCCAAATATATATAAAGCAAGAGCACAATTCGTCAAAAGCTTCGTGTATGAATCGGTATCATTAGACTCTTATAACGCGTTATTTCTGCATAACCTTGCCCATTTGTCCgggttaaaaaaattgatttttccaatttgatttaaaaaaattgcttaaatAAATTAGTACCACATATCGCATGGGCGACATCTTGAACCACATTCTGAGGTGTCATGAAAgtgattatccaaaaaaatctcGGGGGAATATTTTTTTGAATGAACCCGAAGTTCGCCTTGTCTATTACTGCTTCAGTCAACTGTAATTTGTTGTTCTGAAATTGTTTTTTGTACCATaccagttaatttttttttaaatacttatgacaATTTGTTATAGCAAAATATACAGGCAAATAGAAAAtagatacattttaaaaattattcacaaTTACAATTAATAGTTATATTAAGGAAATGATTAATCATTGAGTGTCAGTAATGATAAAGATTTTATCAACAAATACGTTCGTTGAAAATATTATCCTTTCTGCAGTGTAAGTTTACGAATTTTGGTTGTTTGATTTGAAAAGGTTATCACAGAAGCTGTTTAAAACATATTATATAATAGAGGGCCAATAAACTAGCGCTATATAGTTGTTTTCAGTCCTTTCGTCAATCACAACCAAAGAAATACAACGAATTTATTTGTTGGACTAAAATATTTAAAGGTAACcatactttttataatttcatattgATAGGAGGATATAATAAAGTCAGTTTAACAATTGATAAtcataatatgtttaaaaataaatatgacaaaaaaaaacaaaaacaatgacgaACACACACGACCCCAGACTTTCTCTCTCTCTCGCCAATGgggctacagcccaaatcgagaattggcctcctccaaactatgtcTTCAACCTTTTCGGTCCACCACCGATTTTCTCTAATTCCCAATTCTCCAattcatcctcccaccttttccgtagcatttgttttgttcagtgcatccttcctatcatgacattgacatcaaacctggaccctatctaaagtaaatattgaataaactagccacagtAGAAAGAGAAATGGAAAGGACAATGTTAGGTATACTATTGCCAAATAAAAATAGAAtggactgggtaagatcaaaaacaaaagtcaaagatatcacaacaaaaattacCAAACTAAAATGGAGCTTTGCAGGCCACATTGCTAGACAAAGACGAACGTTGGAACACCACAATACAACAGTGGAGACCCTACAAAGGTAGACGACCAAgcggaagaccacagatgagttGGGTAGATGACATTAAGAAAATGGCcgaaacaaattggaagtatgttgcttaGCTTACAGATCGATGGAAGGAGtagggagaggcctatgtccaagaacggacaatagaagaagaaaaggagaaTAATAATAGGAGCGATATCTACTACCCCAACCGCTTCCTCATACTTGATCTCCCTCCCCGAAGTAAACGAAGATAGGATCATACAGAAGGCGGATAAGACGCGAGGAAGTAGGGTGAAAAGATATCGCGATTAAATCTGGagagatataaaaaatataattgcgAAAAGCCATGTACCTTTTGTCTTTTTTGGTGAAATCAAGTTAAATTTTCTAGCGGCTATATTAAATTTGTGCagtatacgttgtaaatcatcttcactttgagagagtaatattgcgtcgtctgcatagcagattatttaaagttgtttttctctcatttggtatgcTTTTttcgttcttacttttttattattttatccatgatAGGGTTGAACAACGGGGAGCCAAGAGCCTCCTCTCTGATCCCATTGTCAGTCTCAATTGGGtgggttagttcttcttctacttttacttttattgtgttgttttggtagagaTTTTTAATCgatttgattattcctagaggtatctctcttgcgtacaataagtggataacatgCTTTAATTTGACCGTATAAAATGCCTTTTTAAATGCTAATCAAAGCAATAAAATGCCTTGGTTGTCTATTGTGTGTGCAAAATCGAAAATGTAGAATCTTAAACACATTACAGTCATATGTTAGCGTATTTTATATATTACGATAAGGCTTGCGATATCGCAAAACGCGGAAAAAATATCGAAATACTAAGAAATCAAAATATAGACGAGCGAGACAAACGAATAATAGTAAATCTTTATCTTTTGAAAACATTATGAAAATACCAAATGATTAGAGTAATTATGACTGCCTTTTTAGGACTGAAATTGATaatatttaatttcgaattaAGATTCGAATTAGATTCGAAATCTTGAGGCATTCTCACTAATTAGACACGTTT includes:
- the LOC140435227 gene encoding facilitated trehalose transporter Tret1-like, producing the protein MGKFFNYTLLVTCTVGLLAASVDIPLSWTSPNFVKLYSNDSSINPLPKPITESEDAWIGSLLTIGAVIGPIPAPYICSKFGRKKALLVTAIPLIVSFFTQAFATSVYTLYATRVACGISLGAGYALLPIYIGEISEDYNRGMLSQAINVFWSFGNFLVYAAGPFMSYKAFNLMIAMFPTIFFVLFILVAPESPYYLVGENNMEKATKALMLLRSKTNEEVQEEIGVISHQLKQQEINRGITDLFATDFVRRAFIICLLLVFTQELCGFSALFFYMQLIFQASGSKLSDEISSLVISVFILTTSFISPFMVDRFGRRTLLIVSCFGMCLSLISLGTFFFLLENTTVSTKPIYWLPLASLIFFIFFFNFGMSVPWTITSEMLPSYVKETATTIITSLSWFLGFILTKFFNNVTDALGKGRTFWLFAAYCLLAAIMIILFVPETKGRSFSEIQDILKNGGLFQFSAKRRYIPEKTKGPEKY